Within Thermococcus indicus, the genomic segment GTCTCAAATGGAACCATAACCGAGCGCACCTACTAACCCGGGTGGTGCCCATGGAGTTTAAGAAGAAGGTGATAGGCATAGTTGTTGTGGCGCTCCTGCTGGTGACAGCGATCGCCGGGGCAATGATGCTCTACACTGGCAACAACACCGCAAAGCTCATCGAGACCAAGATGGCTCCCCTCGTTGAGGAGCAGGCACAGGATGCAGTGATGGCCCAGGCTACCGCCATAGCCGCTGAGTTCCAGGGGTTCTTCAGCACCGTGGAGGCCCTTGGCAGTGCCACCGCGGGCTCCGTCGAGCTGTCCCTCAAACAGCTCCAGCTTGAGGGTGTGGACTTCGGCGACCCCGGCTACGCCGACAAGCTCAGGCCGCTTCTCATGGAGCACTTCGCGGTCATAGCGGACTCGGAGAAGGCCCTCAGTGGCGTGTATTTTGGCGATGCAAACGGCAACATGTTCATATACCCTCACCAGGACCTGCCCGAGGGTTACGACCCGAGGGTCAGGCCGTGGTACCAGGAAGCCGTTAAGAAGAACGGCCCGACGTGGAGCGAGCCGTACCAGGACGCGTCAACCGGAAAGTGGGTTGTTACCTACGCGATTCCCGTCCACTACAACGGCAGGCTCGTCGGCGTCGTGGGCCTGGACGTCTATATAGACACCCTGACGAAGAGGATAGACGAGGTCACCATAGGGGACACCGGCTACGTGACCGTGGCGGGAGCCAATGGGATGACCTACATGCACCCCAACCACGACTACATAATGAACCTCAACGTCTTTGACGTGCCGGCACTCAAACCGATCGCTAATATCATACGGAGCGGAAAGGACAGGGACGTCGTGACGTACACGTTCAACGGAGTTCAGGCCGTCTCGGCAGGCGTCAAAATACCCAGCACCGGGTGGTACGTCTTCGCCAAGGTCCCGGTCAGCGAGGTGAGTGGAGGGGTAATCAAGGTCATAGAGGACACCAAGGAGACCACCTCAAAGTCAGCCCTCATGCTCAGCCTCATCATCCTGGTAATATCAGCGGTGCTGATAGGGGTCTCCTACAGGATGGTGTCCCACTCCATTAAGCCGCTTGAGGAGTTGAGGCGGGTCGCGCAGGCTCTCGCCGAGGGAAGATTAAGCGACGTGAGCAAACAACTCAACCAAATCCACTACATTGAAGACGACGAAATCGGAGCCCTCATAAAAGCCTTCGAAGCCGTCGGAAAAGACCTAGTCGGAACACTCAACACCATAGCTGACAAGCTGGAGCGCCTGGCCGAGGGCGATTTGAGCAACGGCATGAGCATGGAAGCCAAGGGAGAGCTCAAGGAAATTCTCGAAGACCTGAGGGACACAACCCATAAGCTCAAGGGCCTCATCGGCGAGATAGTGAACGTCACCAACGAACTCGACAAAAAAGCCAACATCCTCACCCAAATCACAACCGACGTAACAGAAGCCATCAATCAGGTTAATGAAGCAGTACAGCAGGTTAGCATTGAGGCCCAGAGGCAGCAGGAAAGCATCAACGAAATAACCGAAGGAATGCGCTTCGTCTCAGAAACAAGCGCCGAAAGCGTCAGAGCAATGGACGAATTCGAAGCAGCCGTAAACGAAGTCGTCACAATAGCCAACGAAGGCAGACAAAAAGGC encodes:
- a CDS encoding methyl-accepting chemotaxis protein, with the translated sequence MEFKKKVIGIVVVALLLVTAIAGAMMLYTGNNTAKLIETKMAPLVEEQAQDAVMAQATAIAAEFQGFFSTVEALGSATAGSVELSLKQLQLEGVDFGDPGYADKLRPLLMEHFAVIADSEKALSGVYFGDANGNMFIYPHQDLPEGYDPRVRPWYQEAVKKNGPTWSEPYQDASTGKWVVTYAIPVHYNGRLVGVVGLDVYIDTLTKRIDEVTIGDTGYVTVAGANGMTYMHPNHDYIMNLNVFDVPALKPIANIIRSGKDRDVVTYTFNGVQAVSAGVKIPSTGWYVFAKVPVSEVSGGVIKVIEDTKETTSKSALMLSLIILVISAVLIGVSYRMVSHSIKPLEELRRVAQALAEGRLSDVSKQLNQIHYIEDDEIGALIKAFEAVGKDLVGTLNTIADKLERLAEGDLSNGMSMEAKGELKEILEDLRDTTHKLKGLIGEIVNVTNELDKKANILTQITTDVTEAINQVNEAVQQVSIEAQRQQESINEITEGMRFVSETSAESVRAMDEFEAAVNEVVTIANEGRQKGETSARQIESIQQTMSEIEESVRKVAEMSRSIEEITNVITNIAEQTNLLALNAAIEAARAGEAGRGFAVVAQEIRKLAEESKQAADNIKNIIDQITGEIRDAVDSTQRGVSVVGESAETLRETITYLGNIADLLQDASSRMGEVKEQIVRTQDEVENALRSLENLAASAEETTASAEEVSSAVEEQTAATEELERAAKDLKNIVENLRDIIGRFKL